A stretch of the Medicago truncatula cultivar Jemalong A17 chromosome 5, MtrunA17r5.0-ANR, whole genome shotgun sequence genome encodes the following:
- the LOC112422018 gene encoding putative receptor-like protein kinase At3g47110 translates to MVASSDLSAEPLTTLNLGHRLNIIMDVASALHYLHRESRLVSAICGTTHKNTSTTGIKGTIGYAPLEYGMGSEVSACGDMYSFGILMLEMLTGRRPTDHAFEDGQNLHNFVAISFPANLKKILDPHLLSRDAEVEMEDGNLENLIPAAKECLVSLFRIGLMCSMESPKERLNIEDVCIELSIIRKAFLAGEIN, encoded by the exons ATGGTTGCATCCTCAGATTTAAGTGCAGAACCTCTAACAACATTGAACCTTGGTCATAGATTAAACATCATTATGGATGTTGCTTCTGCATTACATTATCTTCATCGAGAAT CAAGACTTGTCTCAGCCATTTGTGGTACCACTCATAAGAATACTAGTACAACTGGAATAAAAGGAACAATTGGCTATGCTCCTCTGG AGTATGGGATGGGTTCTGAAGTATCTGCATGTGGTGACATGTATAGCTTTGGAATCCTTATGTTGGAAATGCTTACCGGTAGAAGACCCACTGATCACGCTTTTGAAGATGGTCAAAATCTGCATAACTTTGTTGCAATATCATTTCCTGCTAATCTTAAGAAAATTTTGGACCCACATCTTTTATCAAGGGACGCAGAAGTAGAAATGGAAGATGGAAATCTTGAGAATCTTATTCCAGCTGCAAAGGAGTGCTTAGTTTCACTTTTTAGGATTGGACTTATGTGTTCAATGGAGTCACCAAAAGAAAGACTGAATATTGAGGATGTATGTATAGAGCTTAGTATAATCAGAAAGGCCTTTCTTGCCGGTGAGATAAACTGA